The sequence ACGCCCTCTTATTTGCTGCAGGTCGGTGTTGCGGATCGTGAACGGCTGGAAATATTGGCGGAGCTCTATAACCCGGGAAGTCAGTCATTTTTGCAAGCGGAGTTAGATAAATCGTCTCGATCTATTCTCGATATTGGTTGCGGCCCCGGTCAGATGGCTTGTTGGTTTGGAGAGAAATTTCTCGATAGCAAGGTCGTGGGAGTCGATATATCGGACGCACAATTAGCAATTTGTGAGAAAAGGAGGAATGATTTGGGCGTTCCTAATGTTCAGTTTTTCAATCACGACATTACCGTTGAAAAAATTGATCATCCTTTATTCGATGCCGCGTACTGTCGCTTTTTATTGATGCACCTGGAGAAATGGGATGGCTTCTTTGAACAGACATTAGCGGCATGTAAGCCGGGCGGGTCAATTTTTATTGAAGAGCCGGCATTTCCATTTTTTTGTTATCCCGAGAGTGCCTCTTTGCATCGGGCGAACGTGTTGGGTAATCAATTAAGTACCATGGCTGGTTTGAATTTTGACTGTATCGCACCACTTTGGCGATATATTAGACATCTTGATGTCGATGTTTGTGCGGTTAAGTTCAGTCAACCTGCATTGACAACATCGCGTGAGAAAAGCCTTTTGTGGCGCTCTTTTCATCAAATCAAAGACGTCTTGCTCGTCAGCAAACTCGCGACGCTGGCTGATGTCAACGAGATATTGACCGACCTTGACGCGGTAGCGCGTGACCCTCGCAGTCTGGTCGGAGGCTTGCGTGTTATTCAATTACATCTGAAGAAACGTTAAAAAAGATTATTAAATATATTATTAATAATATTACTAAGAAGATTACTAAAAAGATTACTAAAAAGATTACTAAAAAGATTACTAAGACGATTAATGCGTCAGGATTTTCTAACCATTTTCTGACCTTACCATAGGCCCTGTTACCTGCAAGCTCAAAGCTTGCCTGGAATATGTCCAACGCATTCTGGTCTGATTTCAATCAAATTTTATTGCGTTTTTTACCCGTTTACTGCAGTCGGCAATAGGATGCTCTACAATCGCTGGTAATCTGTCCACATTGCAAGGCACGAAACGATATGAAAC is a genomic window of Glaciimonas sp. PAMC28666 containing:
- a CDS encoding class I SAM-dependent methyltransferase, producing the protein MTKNTPSYLLQVGVADRERLEILAELYNPGSQSFLQAELDKSSRSILDIGCGPGQMACWFGEKFLDSKVVGVDISDAQLAICEKRRNDLGVPNVQFFNHDITVEKIDHPLFDAAYCRFLLMHLEKWDGFFEQTLAACKPGGSIFIEEPAFPFFCYPESASLHRANVLGNQLSTMAGLNFDCIAPLWRYIRHLDVDVCAVKFSQPALTTSREKSLLWRSFHQIKDVLLVSKLATLADVNEILTDLDAVARDPRSLVGGLRVIQLHLKKR